The DNA window AGGCCCCGGCAGGGAAAAATTTTGAAGGGATTGCTGTGGCTTACAGTGCTTCCATGGATGAGCATGCGAAATGTCTCGTCAAAACCGCTCAATCCAAAGGTGCTGGTGCTGTAATGATCTCCGGGAATGCCGCCGCGGAAAAGCTCGTCGGCAGTCAGGTGAAAAAGATGCGGGTGAGCACCTTCCGCAAAGCATTCGACACCGGAGGTGATGACGGGGGCAATGAGCGCAGCGAAGGTGGAAACAATAACCGTTCGCGAGGCAATCGTCCTCCGCGCCGCCGTCAGAAGAAAAACGGCGGAGGCGAAAACAATAATAACGGGAATAACAACAATAAGCCCAAAGCTGAACGCAAGCCGAAGGACAATATGTCCGAATCTGATGCCATCAATGAACTGATTGATCTGGTGGATTAAGGGCTGGTGACTGCGGTGCAGAACCGATTCATATTCTGCGATATCGACGGCACTTTGCTGTATGCGAAAGGGTCGGGTCGCCCCGCTTTCGGAGCGGCCTTTTTTGATGTGTACGGCGTTGAGATATCGGTGGATCATATTAATTTTGCCGGAGCGACCGATCTCGGAGTGCTGGCCCGGCTGGCCCGGGAAAACCGGCAGGAGCTGTCAGAAGAAAAAACGGCGCTTTTTTTTGAGCGCATGGCGGTTTATCTCGACGAAAATATGCGTAAGTGGCCGCCGATCGTTTTTCCGGGGGTCGGCCGTTTTCTCGAACGCGTTTCCAGCCATTGGAAACTCGGGCTTGTTTCCGGGAATATTCGCCGGACCGCCTATCTGAAGCTCAGGCACGGCGGACTGGAACACTATTTTTCCGATATCGGCGGATTTGGCGATGACAACAGTGATCGCAATCGCATGGCGGCACTGGCCCTTGAGCGTGCTGGTCAGCCGTCCGGTTCGTTTCTGCTGGGAGATACACCTTCGGATATCGAGGCGGCCCGGGTCAATGGAATGACCTCCGTTGCGGTTTGTAACGGTCAGTTTACCCGCGAAATGCTTGAAGGTGAGAATCCGGATATTATTGTCGACTCATTTGAGGATGCAGAACATCTTTTCCAGGCATTGGATGTATGAGTGTATTTGACGATCTGACACCTGATCGCATTCTTGAGGCTGTGGAGACCGGCATGGACTGCCGGTTGACCGGTCTGACCGCGCCGTTGCCGAGTTATATCAACCGGGTCTATGAACTGGAAACGGTTGGCGGGGAGAAGCTTATTGCCAAATTTTATCGCCCGGGGCGCTGGGAGCGCGCGGCGTTGCAGGATGAGCATGATTTTGTCCGCGATTGTGCTGCGGATGAAATTCCGGTGGTTGCTCCGCTGGAATTGGCGCAGGGTGGAACGATCGGTAGTTTTGATGAGATTCTTTATGCGGTTTTTCCGAAAAAAT is part of the Pontiella agarivorans genome and encodes:
- a CDS encoding HAD family hydrolase — its product is MQNRFIFCDIDGTLLYAKGSGRPAFGAAFFDVYGVEISVDHINFAGATDLGVLARLARENRQELSEEKTALFFERMAVYLDENMRKWPPIVFPGVGRFLERVSSHWKLGLVSGNIRRTAYLKLRHGGLEHYFSDIGGFGDDNSDRNRMAALALERAGQPSGSFLLGDTPSDIEAARVNGMTSVAVCNGQFTREMLEGENPDIIVDSFEDAEHLFQALDV